In Bacteroidota bacterium, one genomic interval encodes:
- a CDS encoding adenylate/guanylate cyclase domain-containing protein: protein MRRIIYTLFLFSIFSFSFSQSIIDSLIDVTKSLDDGKDKAEALNVLSKECFYARSAENCIKYANEALVLSRGIKDYKQEAKALNNLAMVYSAMNDIETSTKFVNKAISISEKYELKAEEGQAYNIKGILLEQQSKYSESLAAYKKSANLKREIDDKKGLSKALSNMAEIYQHWGIYDKAIEISKESLKLKHEIGDKRGEGILLLNLGNNYFYSDRKDVAIGYVQKAIKIFNEIDFQIGVSSCLNAIGLIYETMEDYENAIENYAHALQIEKKINNKSGIADALNNLGNVYTLIKEFDTAIVYYDKSLEVRTEINDKLGIAQSLQSIGAVYSVEKKEYIKSLSYYKRALKINREINNKKETALNLNYMGKIYMFMGNYDEALKLLEESKIIAHQIKSKAVMSTNYELFSKVYKKIGMYEKALDNHEMYSQLKDSVLNESIAETINELQTKYQTEKKEAQIVLQKSEIAKKVAENRRQKAALIFFIIGLVLVLGLVVVVFKSLQRKKRDNKIIEAEKAKSEELLLNTLPSKVVSDLKLYGKTEPESFENVTVYFSDVVGFTNMSSQLEPKLLIEELNDIFTAFDDIMIKHECERIKTIGDAYLAVCGMPEPNSNHAENMINASLEIQNYLNDRNNAADLTWRIRIGIHSGKVVGGVVGVRKYIYDVFGDTINTSSRMESNSEPMKINVSEVTYNIVKEKYKTVKRDPLEVKGKGVMNMYFVEGKLN, encoded by the coding sequence ATGCGAAGAATTATATATACACTGTTTTTATTTTCTATCTTTTCTTTTAGCTTTTCGCAGTCGATTATTGATAGCCTTATTGATGTAACAAAATCTTTGGATGATGGTAAAGACAAAGCAGAGGCTTTAAATGTTTTATCCAAAGAATGTTTTTATGCAAGATCTGCTGAAAATTGTATAAAATACGCAAATGAAGCTTTAGTACTTTCTCGTGGAATAAAGGATTATAAGCAAGAAGCAAAAGCATTAAATAATCTTGCAATGGTGTATTCTGCAATGAATGATATTGAAACATCAACGAAATTTGTAAATAAAGCAATTTCTATTTCAGAAAAATACGAGCTAAAAGCGGAAGAAGGACAAGCATATAATATAAAAGGCATTTTACTAGAACAACAAAGTAAATATTCGGAATCACTTGCTGCATATAAAAAATCAGCTAATTTAAAAAGGGAAATAGATGATAAGAAAGGATTGTCAAAAGCTTTGAGTAATATGGCTGAAATTTATCAGCATTGGGGAATTTATGATAAGGCTATTGAAATATCAAAAGAATCATTGAAATTAAAGCATGAAATTGGAGATAAAAGGGGAGAGGGAATACTTCTTTTAAATCTTGGGAATAATTATTTTTATAGTGACAGAAAAGATGTAGCTATTGGATACGTTCAAAAAGCAATTAAAATATTTAACGAAATTGATTTTCAGATTGGTGTATCAAGTTGCCTTAATGCAATTGGTTTGATATATGAAACTATGGAAGATTATGAAAATGCTATTGAGAATTATGCACATGCATTACAAATTGAAAAAAAAATAAATAACAAGAGCGGAATAGCAGATGCATTAAACAATTTGGGTAATGTTTATACTTTAATAAAAGAATTTGATACAGCAATTGTATATTATGATAAATCATTGGAAGTAAGGACGGAAATTAATGATAAATTAGGAATTGCACAATCACTTCAGTCAATAGGTGCAGTTTATAGTGTAGAAAAAAAAGAATATATCAAAAGCCTTTCATATTATAAAAGAGCATTAAAGATTAATAGAGAGATTAATAATAAAAAGGAAACTGCTTTAAACTTAAACTATATGGGTAAAATTTATATGTTTATGGGTAATTATGATGAAGCCTTAAAGTTACTTGAGGAGAGTAAAATAATTGCACATCAAATAAAGAGTAAAGCAGTAATGAGTACAAATTATGAACTTTTTTCAAAAGTTTATAAAAAGATAGGAATGTATGAGAAAGCATTAGATAACCATGAAATGTACAGCCAATTAAAAGATTCTGTTCTTAATGAAAGTATTGCTGAAACAATAAATGAGTTACAAACAAAATATCAAACAGAGAAAAAAGAAGCACAAATAGTATTGCAGAAATCAGAAATAGCAAAAAAAGTTGCTGAAAATAGAAGACAAAAAGCAGCACTAATATTTTTTATAATAGGTTTAGTTTTAGTACTAGGATTAGTTGTAGTAGTATTTAAAAGTTTACAACGTAAAAAACGAGATAATAAAATAATTGAAGCTGAAAAGGCAAAATCTGAAGAATTGTTATTAAATACTTTGCCTTCCAAAGTGGTAAGTGATTTAAAATTATATGGAAAAACAGAACCTGAAAGTTTCGAGAATGTAACAGTGTATTTCTCTGATGTTGTAGGGTTTACAAATATGTCATCACAGCTTGAGCCTAAATTGCTGATTGAAGAATTGAACGATATATTTACTGCTTTTGATGATATAATGATTAAACATGAGTGTGAAAGAATTAAAACTATTGGCGATGCATATTTAGCTGTTTGTGGAATGCCAGAGCCTAATTCTAATCATGCCGAAAATATGATTAATGCTTCTTTGGAAATTCAAAATTATTTAAATGATAGAAATAATGCTGCTGATTTAACATGGAGGATTAGAATCGGTATCCATTCAGGTAAAGTTGTTGGTGGAGTTGTTGGAGTAAGAAAATATATTTATGATGTTTTTGGTGACACAATAAATACTTCATCAAGAATGGAGTCTAATTCTGAACCAATGAAAATTAATGTTTCTGAAGTTACTTATAACATTGTTAAAGAGAAATATAAAACTGTTAAAAGAGACCCACTAGAAGTTAAAGGTAAAGGAGTGATGAATATGTATTTTGTTGAAGGA
- a CDS encoding immunoglobulin domain-containing protein, which translates to MKKIYTLLFILSLTFFGFSSYSSSINASGTISSNTTWNTDTVFVTGSITISNGITLTISEGTYIQFQGHYKLDVKGRILAVGTASNKIVFTASNTTTGWHGIRFDGTSSTNDTSKIEYCIIQNGYATGTNYYDKVGGGIFVYYFSKLIIKNSIISNNRSQYYGAGIACWGSANPLIINNLICNNSASSVGGGMMIYSNSSPVLISNTIVNNNSNSYGGGMYAVGTNGMIKNCIIYGNNGSNYDQIYPTSLSVVSYCDVEDGYNGTGNLDTIPQFVNPTSGTGNNYNGLNADYSLQSTSPLINVGNNFTYSSYYPEDIDIAGNLRIDGETIDIGAYEYISSMIGCGTLTSDTTWSESVILTCDLTINNGVTLTIEPGTKIKVLGHNKIEVKGQLLAQGNKDSLIEFSAVNTSEGWQGIRFYYTSSSNDSSKIEYCIIRDGKATGSGSYEKYGGAIFVRSFSKILIRNNIISNNYANSYGGGIYIRYSSAKIIGNVIVNNESGSSYGGGLYVNSSSSSYNPKVINNTIANNKSTYRGGGLYSSTNYVTHKNNIIWGNTANPAYSTTYQNIYASTVNNVSYCNIEGGVYTGTNNISSDPKFKNPTAGSGKSYNGTNADWSLQETSPCIDSGSTSVSGLDLPPLDLNGKVRVYNSRVDIGAYEDKSFLTVCGWISSNQTWDANTIKINCNTTIGSNATVTIPAGTTIEFQGNYFLRVNGRLLANGNESDSILFTAKTPSTGWGGILIDSNSKYHDSTIFSYCIFEYAKRTPPSSYYEGGAAIKVKTFNKVRISKSRFSDNEVNGATTGKGAAIFAFSSDILIQYCKFYRNDAYRYGGAIHGQYFDGELINNIFINNEGYYGGALSLTYSEASINNNIFTNNNISGSGSGGAVYYSGSDISTFRNNLFANNDGGSRGGAIYISSDSKPNFYNNTIANNTATKGGAFYLTSNADPTLKNNIIYGNIASSAGDQFYLSDVSSDPKIYYCNIQGDSSDFEGNGSGINYQGVYQNNINASPSFVNPTSGSGRSYDGYSADFDISSSSPCINMGTISSATLNLPSKDLDGEVRIYNGRIDIGAYENQDPIYAGCTISQNTTWDADTIKVICDVTINNGVTLTIMPGTYVQFIGYYEIDVKGCILAKGTADEMITFTISDTNYFHDMDSIDRGGWKGIRFNSTSRTNDTSKIEYCNIHYGKGKNFSSSYYNHNGGAIYIYNFSKVIIANCNISKNIAARSGGALYIESGSPLIINNLFTNNSTVKGSTYLRGGAIFLDDANATITNNTIVNNHSKYGGGIYFIASDAILKNNIIYDNIDYYANNFSYYNGEAYVLSSSSPSFYNNNIKGGKNKIIGYSHIATYLDNINADPEFSSPSTGAGIEFYDKSANWSLQQSSPCLNAGTNNVSSSIMVPKDIAGKDRKVADTFDIGAYEIQISYKFISTQPTDKIACIGSASSFTTASIIPVNYQWYKNGNAINGATSATMIKTGITLSDSGDYHCIMSNLSGSMSTDTASLTVTIPPTIVSDPSSVSTCIGTSASFSITATGTSPITYQWYNLNGQVSGGTNSTYTINSVSQNDVSTYYCVATNDCGSDQSNGAGLTVKTLPEISTLTNTSTICEDASKTYTVSATGDPTPTYQWYKDGSSLPGEVTVSLDINSASSSDAGNYYCKASNTCGSDSTNITSLVVNEKPEITYQSSSASTCENQSLTLSVTATGATPLSYQWYKNNAQIGGATGNSYSINSISSNDAATYKCKVNNSCDYEYSSDIIITVKDNPSITTQPSNTTICDGSTANFSLTATGAATLTYQWYNDDGSITGATNNTYSISSADTSDEGSFYCVVSNSCSNVQSNSALLTVNEAPSISYQTDNSTVCENQSMTFNVSATGTSPLSYQWIKSSSNIGGATGNSYTINSLSTSDAATYKCKVTNSCGNTTSTGTALTVKTAPSITTQPTNKTIC; encoded by the coding sequence ATGAAAAAAATTTACACACTCTTATTTATCCTTTCTCTTACATTTTTTGGATTTTCATCTTATTCATCATCAATCAATGCAAGCGGAACAATTAGTAGCAACACAACATGGAATACTGATACTGTATTTGTTACAGGAAGTATTACGATTAGTAATGGGATAACTTTAACTATCAGTGAAGGAACCTATATTCAATTTCAAGGACACTATAAGTTAGATGTAAAAGGTAGAATCCTTGCAGTTGGAACTGCTTCAAATAAAATTGTATTTACAGCATCAAATACAACTACAGGATGGCACGGTATCCGATTTGATGGTACATCATCAACAAACGATACTTCCAAAATTGAATATTGCATTATACAAAATGGTTATGCTACCGGAACAAATTATTACGATAAAGTAGGTGGTGGAATATTCGTTTATTATTTTTCAAAATTAATTATAAAAAATTCAATAATTTCAAATAATCGATCACAATATTATGGGGCAGGTATTGCTTGTTGGGGCTCTGCTAATCCATTGATAATTAATAACCTAATATGCAACAACTCAGCAAGTAGCGTTGGAGGCGGAATGATGATTTATTCCAATTCAAGTCCTGTTTTAATTAGTAATACTATTGTAAATAATAATTCGAATTCATACGGTGGTGGAATGTATGCTGTTGGAACAAACGGTATGATAAAGAACTGTATTATCTATGGCAATAATGGGTCAAATTATGATCAAATTTATCCAACATCTTTATCAGTAGTATCATATTGTGATGTTGAAGACGGATATAACGGAACGGGAAACCTTGATACAATCCCACAATTTGTAAATCCAACTTCAGGTACAGGAAATAATTATAACGGATTAAACGCTGATTATTCTTTACAATCCACTTCACCACTTATTAATGTAGGAAATAATTTTACTTACAGTTCTTATTATCCTGAAGATATTGATATTGCCGGTAATTTGAGAATTGATGGTGAAACAATTGATATTGGTGCTTATGAATATATTTCATCAATGATAGGATGTGGCACACTTACTTCCGATACAACATGGTCGGAAAGTGTTATTTTAACTTGTGATTTAACAATAAATAACGGTGTAACACTTACTATAGAACCCGGTACAAAGATTAAAGTTTTAGGGCATAATAAAATTGAAGTTAAAGGACAGCTCCTTGCACAAGGAAATAAAGATAGTTTAATAGAATTTTCTGCTGTAAACACCTCTGAAGGATGGCAGGGAATACGTTTTTATTATACCTCATCTTCCAATGATAGTTCAAAGATTGAATATTGTATTATTAGAGATGGAAAAGCAACAGGTTCGGGATCGTATGAGAAATATGGTGGAGCTATTTTCGTTCGTTCTTTTTCAAAAATACTTATCAGAAATAATATTATTTCTAACAATTATGCTAATAGTTATGGAGGTGGAATTTATATTAGGTATTCTTCAGCAAAAATTATTGGAAATGTAATTGTAAATAACGAATCAGGTTCTAGTTATGGAGGTGGTTTATATGTTAATTCAAGCTCATCTTCCTATAATCCCAAAGTAATAAATAATACTATTGCTAACAACAAATCTACTTATAGAGGAGGCGGATTGTATAGCAGTACAAATTATGTTACACATAAAAATAATATTATTTGGGGTAATACAGCAAATCCTGCTTACAGCACAACATATCAAAATATTTATGCAAGTACCGTAAATAATGTTTCCTATTGCAATATTGAAGGTGGAGTTTACACAGGTACAAACAATATAAGTTCCGACCCAAAATTCAAAAATCCTACTGCAGGCTCCGGAAAGTCATATAATGGGACAAATGCTGATTGGTCATTGCAAGAAACATCACCATGTATTGATTCTGGTAGCACATCTGTTAGTGGTTTGGATTTGCCCCCTTTGGATTTAAACGGAAAAGTGAGAGTATATAACAGTAGAGTTGATATAGGAGCTTATGAAGACAAATCCTTTCTTACTGTATGTGGTTGGATTAGCTCCAACCAAACTTGGGATGCCAATACAATAAAAATAAATTGTAACACTACAATTGGAAGTAACGCTACGGTAACAATACCTGCAGGTACAACAATTGAATTTCAAGGAAATTATTTTCTAAGAGTTAATGGCAGATTATTAGCAAATGGTAATGAATCTGATTCTATTCTTTTTACAGCAAAAACACCTTCAACAGGTTGGGGCGGAATTTTAATAGATTCAAATAGTAAATATCATGATTCAACAATATTTTCATATTGTATTTTTGAATATGCAAAACGCACACCTCCGTCAAGCTACTATGAAGGTGGTGCTGCAATAAAGGTTAAAACTTTCAACAAAGTTCGCATATCAAAATCACGTTTTTCTGATAATGAAGTTAATGGTGCAACCACTGGTAAAGGAGCAGCAATATTTGCCTTTTCTTCAGATATACTTATTCAATATTGTAAATTTTATAGAAATGATGCATATAGGTATGGAGGAGCAATACATGGGCAGTACTTTGATGGCGAACTAATTAACAATATTTTCATTAATAATGAAGGATATTATGGCGGGGCATTATCTCTTACCTATTCTGAGGCTTCAATAAATAATAATATTTTTACAAATAATAACATATCCGGAAGTGGTAGTGGTGGTGCTGTTTATTATTCAGGATCTGACATTTCAACATTCAGAAATAATTTATTTGCAAATAATGACGGTGGATCAAGAGGTGGAGCTATTTATATTTCATCCGATTCAAAACCTAATTTTTATAATAATACTATTGCTAATAATACTGCGACTAAGGGTGGAGCTTTTTACTTAACCAGCAATGCTGACCCTACATTGAAAAACAATATTATTTATGGAAACATAGCATCTTCTGCCGGAGATCAATTTTATCTTTCTGATGTTAGTAGTGACCCTAAAATTTATTATTGCAATATTCAAGGTGATTCATCAGATTTTGAAGGAAATGGTTCTGGAATAAACTATCAAGGAGTTTATCAAAACAATATAAATGCATCACCTTCATTTGTAAATCCAACTTCAGGTTCTGGCAGATCTTACGATGGATATTCTGCTGATTTTGATATTAGCTCATCCTCTCCTTGTATTAATATGGGTACAATATCATCCGCTACTTTAAATTTACCAAGCAAAGATTTAGATGGTGAAGTACGTATATATAATGGACGAATTGATATTGGTGCTTATGAAAATCAAGACCCGATATATGCAGGATGTACAATTTCACAAAACACTACTTGGGATGCAGATACTATAAAAGTTATTTGTGATGTTACAATTAATAATGGAGTAACACTGACAATAATGCCAGGAACCTATGTCCAATTTATAGGTTATTATGAAATTGATGTTAAAGGATGCATCCTTGCAAAAGGAACTGCTGATGAAATGATAACTTTCACAATTTCTGACACAAATTATTTTCACGACATGGATTCAATTGACAGAGGAGGTTGGAAAGGTATTAGATTTAACAGTACATCAAGAACTAATGATACATCAAAAATAGAATACTGCAACATTCATTATGGTAAGGGAAAAAACTTTTCATCCTCTTATTATAACCACAATGGGGGTGCAATTTATATCTATAACTTCTCAAAAGTAATTATTGCAAATTGTAATATCTCCAAGAATATTGCTGCACGTTCAGGTGGTGCCCTTTATATAGAAAGCGGTAGTCCATTAATAATCAATAATCTGTTTACCAATAATAGTACTGTTAAAGGTAGCACATACCTAAGAGGTGGTGCAATATTCCTTGACGATGCAAATGCAACAATAACAAATAATACTATTGTAAATAATCATTCAAAATATGGTGGTGGTATTTATTTTATAGCTTCTGATGCTATCTTAAAAAATAATATTATTTATGATAATATTGATTATTACGCAAATAACTTTAGCTATTATAACGGTGAGGCTTATGTACTTTCTTCATCATCACCATCATTTTACAACAATAATATTAAAGGTGGTAAAAACAAAATAATCGGATACAGTCATATCGCAACTTATCTTGATAATATTAACGCAGATCCAGAATTTTCATCACCAAGTACAGGTGCAGGAATTGAATTTTATGATAAATCTGCTAACTGGTCGCTTCAGCAATCATCACCTTGTTTAAATGCAGGTACTAACAATGTCAGCAGTTCTATTATGGTACCTAAAGATATCGCAGGAAAAGACAGAAAAGTAGCAGATACTTTTGATATTGGTGCTTATGAAATTCAAATAAGTTATAAATTTATATCAACACAACCTACTGACAAAATTGCTTGTATTGGTAGTGCTAGTTCATTTACAACAGCTTCAATAATCCCTGTTAATTATCAATGGTATAAAAACGGAAATGCTATAAATGGAGCAACTAGTGCAACAATGATAAAAACAGGCATAACATTATCGGATTCAGGAGATTATCATTGTATAATGAGTAATCTTAGTGGAAGTATGAGTACAGACACAGCTTCATTAACAGTAACAATACCTCCAACAATAGTTTCCGACCCATCAAGCGTTTCTACTTGTATAGGAACATCTGCTTCTTTTTCCATTACTGCAACAGGAACATCTCCAATTACTTATCAGTGGTATAATTTAAACGGGCAAGTTTCAGGAGGTACAAATAGCACATATACAATCAATTCAGTTTCTCAAAATGATGTATCAACATATTATTGTGTTGCAACTAACGATTGTGGTTCCGACCAAAGTAACGGTGCAGGATTAACGGTAAAAACTCTTCCCGAAATTTCTACACTAACAAATACATCTACAATTTGTGAGGATGCAAGTAAAACATATACTGTTTCCGCTACAGGTGATCCTACACCAACATATCAATGGTATAAAGATGGAAGTAGTCTTCCCGGAGAAGTTACTGTTTCTTTAGATATTAATTCCGCATCATCAAGCGATGCAGGAAATTACTACTGTAAAGCATCAAATACTTGTGGATCGGATAGTACTAATATTACATCTCTAGTGGTTAATGAAAAACCTGAAATTACATATCAATCATCCAGTGCTTCAACTTGTGAGAATCAAAGCTTAACATTGAGTGTAACTGCAACAGGTGCTACTCCTTTATCTTATCAATGGTATAAAAATAATGCACAAATTGGTGGAGCTACAGGAAATTCATACAGCATAAACAGTATTAGTTCAAACGATGCTGCAACATACAAATGCAAAGTGAATAATAGTTGTGATTATGAATATTCATCTGATATTATTATAACAGTGAAAGATAATCCATCAATTACTACTCAACCATCAAATACAACTATTTGTGATGGCAGTACTGCTAATTTTTCATTAACAGCCACCGGTGCAGCCACTCTTACTTATCAATGGTACAATGATGATGGTTCTATAACAGGGGCGACTAATAATACTTATTCTATTTCTTCTGCGGATACTTC